In Scyliorhinus canicula chromosome 3, sScyCan1.1, whole genome shotgun sequence, the DNA window agtCTGCTCCAGTCCGAAGAAGGATCTATCCCTTACCAAGCTAAGAGTGAAATCCAATAAAAGCAGCACCTATCCTTATGATCTTCCCATCAATTCCATAGCAATCCTGTCAGAATTATAATGAGAGTTTAGCGAAACGGCCGAGGAAATTTTACCCCCGCCCCCATTCCCATTTGCTTCAAGTATAAGCAAGAATGAACTGATGAGGCTGTCTTTCTCACCAAGTAAGATGCCTATGTCCAGTTCTGACAGCACCAACCCTGACAGCAGATGAATAAGTTGTAAATTTTACAGTGGGTTGCAGTATTGATGTATACTGCTGTCAGTTTGATTAAGCCATTTGGAACTATTAACtcattctttcttttaaaaatgtgGTGCACTTAACTCGGCTGGCCCACACTGTGAATGTGTTTTGCCTGTCCCCGCAGATACGCGAGTCCCCATACAATCAGTAGAAATTGACTGAGTTCTGCAGCTGCAGAAGGTCAAAGGCCTTTTGTTAAATTATGTATCGGGCTCAGTCTAGTCCCAGTACAATTGAGTCCGCAGTACAGAGCCGAAATTGCCTCGTTTCATCGTCAGATGTTCTTGTGACCCAAGGCTCTAAAAGGGCTGAGCTATCAAAAGACTTTGGAAAAGGAAATGGTTGGCTAAGATTTTCATTGTTTAGAGAATTCCTAAGATAAGAAGTTGCATACCTCATTTGATTTAAGAGATGTTCAACACTGTGTCGTGGAGATTGCTTCCTTTTTTAGTGAACCGTGCTCATTCTGACACGTTTGGTTCACAAGGTGTGTTGCAAGAAATTGGAAAACACAAAAGTCAAATCTATTTTTTTCTTCAATTCCATCCATGGTGACCTGAGATACATTGGAATAGACATAGTGGCCTGTAGGAAAGTAGGGAGAAGAGATTGCAGCAGGATTAACAAGACaatggatggggggagggggggaggattgtCATCGGAATTTAATAGAGCAAATAGGGTCAAAATAGGAACAACTGAGAAGGAGGTGAATGAGCGGAATATGCAAGGGTCATTGTGGAACTGTCTCGAGCAGACAATGCAGATTTGTTTAAGCAACGACAAAAAGAGAAACATCTACGCTTAGGACAGATTTTAGtaattgggagactccccaaaAATGACAGCAGCTGGCAAGTGGGTGACACTTTCAGATTATACCTCTGCAGACCCAGTCTGACAGTGCGCACAATTTGACGAGAATTACTGGAAGAAACAGAAGGATTTTGGTCACTGTCAGCATCTTGTCAGCACAAGCTGCTCCTGCAGGATGAGCTGGGAAAGTACATGAGTTCACTGACTTGTCACAAGAATTTCTGCATTTCGGATCATTCCCTACATATACATGCTCTTGATAATAGATCTGCAATGTTCTGAAATCCCCTTGTCATATTTTCAGGTTTAAAATCCACTTTTTTTACAGAAAGAATTTGGAAAATGTATTCATTTTCAATGCTTAGCTTTAAAACAAAATGTCGCCATACAAGTGTTAAAAATAAACATGGAGATAAAAGGCAGTTAaaacattaatttccccaaagatAGTAAGCAATAGTCAATATATTGCTCATTACACAAGCAGTTATGATATAATGGCTCAGATCTTCTGTTTTATTGATATTGGTTGATGGATAAATACTGGTAGGAAACCAGGAGAATTTCCCTGATCTTCAAATAGTGCTGTGGGGACCTCCATCTgagagggcctcagtttaacatctcacccaaaagGCCAGCAGCTCTGGAAATTCAGCAATCCTTCAGTATTACAATGAAGTGTCAACAAAGattatgagttcaactctctaaTGTAATTCTCAAATTACCTTCTGACTCCGAGGTGAAGATGCATCCAATGAGCCATGTTTGCCACCTATATGCCAACATAGAGTTACATATTGAGTAACCTCTTGATAAGAGATGTTTGGCCAGTTAGGGAGCAACCAGCACTGCTGTATTTATAAGAATATCAAAGGCAAGACCCCCAAATTACAATGCTTCTCTGTAATGAATCTCAGGAAGGCACAGCTTTGAATAAGTGATTTCCAAAAATCTAATTTCATCCAGCAAATTGAGACAGAGAAATAAAATGGTGTTTCATCTCCAAGGATGACAAAAAGAGGTTCCCCTTTTGAAATGGTATATTGTGTTGGGAGAAAGTTAACacaattcttgattaataaggggatcagaggttatggggagaaggcaggagaatggggatgagaaaaatatcagccatgattgaatggcggagcagactcgatggattgagtggcctaattctgctcctatgtcttatggtcttcattAGAACCTGATTAGTTGTACTTGCTTGCCAGTGGGCACACAGTCATTAGTGATTATCATGTCAATGATTTGTCAGGGAAGAACCACTCCTTTAATCTGACTTAATTTCTTGTTTCAGCAACTAAATCGAAGGGGATTCAGGAGCTGGTAAAAGAACTTGTAGCACAACAAGTTCAGTCGTTTAAAAACAACATACAGAAGACGGTTTCTCAGCTCTCCAAAGCTATCTCAGGCTTAACTGAGGAACTCGGAAGCACCAAAGAAGCTATCAATCAGTTAAATGGCACGATTTTGTCACTCTCTGAGAATCCCCACTCCACAACAGGGAAACAAAATCCCACAACTGAACTCCAAGAGATTAGGAAGGAAATGGAAGTGCTCAGAGCTTACGTGCCGGTGGCATGTAATGACACATCTCAGCAAGTAAATGAAAAGCTCAAGTCTCTTCAGGCAGAATTGGCAAAGGAACACACTTGGATCGGCTCGTTCTTTGAAACCATGAACCACACCTTTTCTCAGTTAAGAGAAGCTCATGAGACGCTGGCCTCCAACCAGATGTCCCCAGATGTCACCATCtccgaggaagaaggaggccagaGGGAGGAAAGCTTCCAAAGGTACTTGCTCAATCTCACCGAAAATGTCAAAATGCAGGGCCGCATGATCTTCCAGTTGTACGCCGAAGTAAATGCGCACGGATTGCAGCTCTTCAACCGAACGCATTCGGCTGGCAGCCCGCAGGACACGGTGACTGGAACTTGCCAAGAGATGGTCCAAGAATACAAGAGTAACGCGGACCTCCGGCTGGACCAAATGGAGAACCGATTGCACAACTTAACCATGACATTCTCTGAGACCTTCACATCATTGGATGATATCCTAAGCTCCATGAACGAGAGGATCAGCATTTTGTCTTATGATGTCGAAATCCTTCAACCTGTCCTCGAAGGGCAAGGACCGCTGATTGAAACACACGCCGCTGAGCATGAGTCTGTCGCTGTCCATGGTGCTACCGCTGTCCATGGTGCTGCCGCGGGTCAGGACTCTGCCGCTGTCCGTGGTGCTGAAGTCGCGGTTCTTGCTGACCGTCTGGCCAATCTCAGTTCCGCGGTGGATGACTTAGTTGCATTTGTCAAAGGCGGAGCAGTAAGTCCGCGGCTTGGAAATCAAAACCGAGCTGGAGATGAGACACTCAACGGGTTTCTCGCTGATTGCCGCCTTGAAATCGAGGACAGCCTGAACGATACAATGACGGTTATTAACGATGCTGTCGATTCCATGAGAGATGGTTATTACATTCTGGAAAAAAACATCACTGACCTCAGGCAATACTTTTTAGAACTGTACCACAAGAGCACTGAAAAGCAGGAGGATGCGTTGGCTGTGATCCCGCTATTTACTCGATTGAATGCCTCTTTTATGGTGCTGCTAGATGACATGGTGAGACACCAGGATGCTTTGGAAATGATAGGCGGCCTTCAGGATCTGAAAGACAATGAGGTCAGCGTTCTTCCAAATCTCATGCTAATGTCTCAGTTGTTGAACAGAACTGCGAGCAGAGTTGAAGATCACCAACAGTTGATGCACCAGCTGCAGGAAAATGTCCTTCGATACTCCCCGGAGGCTAGAGACTATGCATCGCGTATTCTGGCACTTGAATCACAGCTGAGCTCTGTGACGTCCAAGTCCAAATCCTCGCCAAAAATTAAGAAGCCAAAAATAACACAGGGCAAAATTCAGCTCGCCCCTCCAAAATTTCAGGAGCTGAGCCGCAAAGTGTCAGGATTGCAGGCCAAATGGCTTAACCTGAATGACAGACTCTCCCAAGTGAAAGTGGAGACAGGGAAAGCCTGGGGACTTTGTCAGAATCTGTCTCTGTTGGTAGCTCAGGTCAATGCCAGTATTCCACAGACTCCATCAACAATGGCAAAGCAAAACATTACAGTCCTTCAAGAAGACCTGAGAGGCTTCATGCAGTCTATCAGTGAGACCACAGTGGAGACCTTTTTCACTAATATTACAATGTTTATGGATAAGGCCATTTCCAATGTTATCAGGAACGTCACAAAGATCCAGAAACAAATTAAACAGTTATACAAGAGACCAAAATCCATTGCTAAAACCAACATTACAACCAGTACCGGGAGAAGCCAACGATATGCTGACAAGGACATCAGTCCAGGTACCActacattttattattttattcttttCTTTCAAGCATTGTTAATGTAATGCAGCTACTCAGCCAGAGAAGATAGACACAGACCACTCTGACTGAAACCCAGGCTATTATGTTAACTGATTCATAAAAGATACGCAGAATCAGGGAGGAAATATGAGTGCCCTCAACATTCATCACGGCAGAAAAGCAAATAACAAGTTGGTCTGGAGAACAATGGAACATAATCTTAAAAATTACAGCTAGGCCAGTCAGAGGTGATgtgaggaagcacttcttcagacAAAGGATATTGAAAACTTGCAACATTCCACCAAAAACCTGTTGAGGCTGGGGATCAATTGAAAATGTCAATGCTGAGACTGATAGATTCTTGTAGCCAAGGGCATTAAAGGTTACGGAAGCAAGGTGGGTAGATGGATTAAAGATATGAATCAGCCCTGATCTAAGTGAGTGGTAGAACAGACTCAaggagctgaatagcctcctcctgttcacACATAGTTGGTCATGTCAAATCATGCAATATTAAATGCTTTATGTGTCAAATATCTGTGTCCCTCCCATTTGTAATTGAATGGGGTATATGGGCATAACAATGACCAACTGAGTGGCAGAGGTTGTTTGTTTGATGTGCTTTGGTGCTAGGACcacatctggggcagcacggtagcacaagtggctagcacagtagctttacagcaccagggtcccaggttcgatttcccactggtcactgtcggtgcggggtctacacattctcccagtgtctgtgagggtttcctcctcccacagt includes these proteins:
- the LOC119963510 gene encoding multimerin-1-like; this encodes MDYADGRSLNFHSARMRWLIVLPLVFPLLRVCNGVLDAKSPAELTPFGNAKNGSNFNTTENGRNRLGKGMAGGASSNSPPVGNRPPRQADYSVEKGKYKSSSSRKLPFYSKTASSKPNFETARGKNWCAYVHTRLSPTVVIENAQTYVMRTTNPCPMKLGHCQPRYQILNRPAYRMRHKIVTSLEWKCCPGYSGVNCQPKDQYLREQAEENQAESQTTGAGMLQEPQQLHDPAITAKFSDKLYNQEIKLGRLQKKVENISANMNDVRIVLYSLEGKINEDKGKDLQSTSKATKSKGIQELVKELVAQQVQSFKNNIQKTVSQLSKAISGLTEELGSTKEAINQLNGTILSLSENPHSTTGKQNPTTELQEIRKEMEVLRAYVPVACNDTSQQVNEKLKSLQAELAKEHTWIGSFFETMNHTFSQLREAHETLASNQMSPDVTISEEEGGQREESFQRYLLNLTENVKMQGRMIFQLYAEVNAHGLQLFNRTHSAGSPQDTVTGTCQEMVQEYKSNADLRLDQMENRLHNLTMTFSETFTSLDDILSSMNERISILSYDVEILQPVLEGQGPLIETHAAEHESVAVHGATAVHGAAAGQDSAAVRGAEVAVLADRLANLSSAVDDLVAFVKGGAVSPRLGNQNRAGDETLNGFLADCRLEIEDSLNDTMTVINDAVDSMRDGYYILEKNITDLRQYFLELYHKSTEKQEDALAVIPLFTRLNASFMVLLDDMVRHQDALEMIGGLQDLKDNEVSVLPNLMLMSQLLNRTASRVEDHQQLMHQLQENVLRYSPEARDYASRILALESQLSSVTSKSKSSPKIKKPKITQGKIQLAPPKFQELSRKVSGLQAKWLNLNDRLSQVKVETGKAWGLCQNLSLLVAQVNASIPQTPSTMAKQNITVLQEDLRGFMQSISETTVETFFTNITMFMDKAISNVIRNVTKIQKQIKQLYKRPKSIAKTNITTSTGRSQRYADKDISPVETVSCSSSPCQNGGTCINQRKGFVCACRPPFGGPSCDIKLLDENTLKTDFSKGSYRYAPMVTFFVAHTYEMKTTGPIKFNHLYVNYGASYAPGSGKFLIPYLGVYIFEYTIESSIPHLSGFLVVDGVDKLAFQSEDMDTGASGSRVVTGDAMLELNYGQYVWLRLTSGLIPAKFPPMTTFGGYLLYRT